One stretch of Fibrobacter sp. UWH6 DNA includes these proteins:
- a CDS encoding twin-arginine translocase subunit TatC, with the protein MNIVCSPCIAWNLWKFVLSGLYENERRFVRSIVWMTCGLFIAGVVFCLGICFPLLVKFGMSFQSKTLQPIFGVSNIVTLALWLSLAFGCMFQFPLVTYALIRADIVYYETVCHARPYVVVGILVLAALLTPPDIVSQLILGVPTYLLFEAGLLAARKFKKR; encoded by the coding sequence GTGAATATTGTCTGTTCGCCCTGCATCGCCTGGAACCTCTGGAAATTTGTTCTGTCGGGCCTTTATGAAAATGAACGGCGGTTCGTGCGCTCTATTGTGTGGATGACTTGCGGGCTGTTTATTGCCGGTGTGGTTTTCTGCCTGGGGATTTGTTTTCCGCTGCTTGTAAAGTTCGGCATGAGTTTCCAAAGTAAAACTTTGCAGCCTATCTTTGGCGTTTCCAATATTGTGACGCTTGCTCTTTGGCTCTCCCTTGCCTTTGGATGTATGTTCCAGTTTCCTTTGGTAACGTACGCCCTGATCCGTGCTGACATTGTCTATTACGAAACTGTATGCCACGCGCGCCCCTATGTGGTGGTGGGCATTCTGGTCCTTGCCGCCCTACTCACGCCGCCGGACATTGTCAGCCAACTGATTCTAGGTGTGCCTACTTATCTACTTTTTGAGGCAGGGCTTCTTGCTGCCCGCAAGTTCAAAAAACGCTAG
- a CDS encoding carboxymuconolactone decarboxylase family protein, which translates to MNILKKLFVTSLATLAFASVSYGQIMKNVLTIQQQDMAIIACLEAKGDLAKLSKAIDKGLDDGLSVNQVKEALSQLYAYTGFPRSLNALGTLQKVLDQRKEQGKKTVEGKDASPLPKNFNALKAGTEVQTKLFGKFNYAFAPATDYYLKAHLFGDIFARNNLTMQERELVTVAALSGMDGVHPQLASHKAGAVKAGLTEQQVESITMTLQDAKLIPGMYGGDSPWPRGVPNDGFAKYFIGKSYLAPMDAENGGPINVTFEPRCRNNWHVHHNQVQVLIAVSGRGWYVEEGKEPLEMTPGTVVAIPEGKKHWHGAAKDSWFQHLTYHTHVKEGASNEWLEPVVDAEYDKLP; encoded by the coding sequence ATGAATATCCTGAAAAAATTGTTCGTCACTTCTCTAGCAACACTTGCATTCGCAAGTGTTTCTTATGGTCAAATCATGAAAAACGTTCTTACCATTCAGCAGCAGGACATGGCCATTATCGCTTGCTTGGAAGCCAAGGGTGACTTGGCAAAGCTTAGCAAGGCGATTGACAAGGGTCTTGATGATGGCCTCTCTGTAAATCAGGTCAAGGAAGCTCTTTCTCAGCTTTACGCCTATACCGGATTCCCCCGTTCTCTAAACGCTTTGGGAACTTTGCAGAAAGTTCTGGATCAGCGTAAGGAACAGGGCAAGAAAACTGTTGAAGGTAAGGATGCCTCTCCGCTTCCCAAGAATTTCAATGCATTGAAAGCGGGAACTGAAGTGCAGACAAAACTTTTCGGGAAATTCAATTACGCCTTTGCCCCCGCAACAGATTATTACCTGAAGGCTCATTTGTTCGGCGATATTTTTGCTCGCAACAATTTGACCATGCAGGAACGAGAATTGGTTACTGTGGCGGCTCTCAGCGGAATGGACGGTGTTCATCCGCAGTTGGCAAGTCACAAGGCTGGAGCTGTTAAAGCGGGCCTTACGGAACAGCAGGTGGAAAGCATTACCATGACATTGCAGGATGCCAAGCTGATTCCTGGAATGTATGGCGGTGATTCCCCGTGGCCCCGCGGTGTTCCTAACGACGGTTTTGCAAAGTACTTTATCGGCAAAAGCTATTTGGCTCCTATGGATGCGGAAAATGGTGGCCCCATCAACGTGACTTTTGAACCCCGTTGCCGCAACAACTGGCATGTGCATCATAACCAGGTCCAGGTTCTGATCGCTGTCTCTGGCCGTGGTTGGTACGTTGAAGAAGGTAAGGAACCTCTGGAAATGACTCCGGGTACAGTTGTTGCTATTCCCGAAGGCAAGAAGCACTGGCATGGTGCTGCCAAGGATTCCTGGTTCCAACATTTGACTTACCACACTCATGTGAAAGAAGGCGCGAGTAACGAATGGTTGGAACCTGTCGTTGACGCGGAATATGATAAGCTTCCGTAA
- a CDS encoding alpha/beta hydrolase, which yields MQQVEKLELTQEWDKVFPKSEKVDHKKVAFVNNFGITLAADMYIPKDAKLAANGKFPAIAVSGPFGAIKEQSSGLYAQTMAERGFLTIAFDPSFTGESGGMPRRTASPDINTEDFLAAVDFLEAQENVDANRIGIIGICGWGGIGLNAAAADTRIKATTAVTMYDMTRVGGNGYFDSEDNEEARYRARQAIAAQRAKDYAEGKHLRAGGVVDPLPADAPQFVKDYFGYYKTPRGYHKRSGNSNDGWNAIGTQAYANARFLRYTNEIRSAVLVMHGEKAHSLYFGKDAYKYMVEGNPAAGIKANPVPSNKELLVIKDANHTDLYDGGENKNFIPWDKLEKFYTENLK from the coding sequence ATGCAACAAGTTGAAAAACTGGAACTGACCCAGGAATGGGATAAGGTATTCCCCAAGAGCGAAAAGGTGGATCACAAGAAGGTCGCCTTCGTCAATAACTTCGGCATTACCTTGGCTGCCGACATGTACATTCCTAAGGATGCCAAGTTGGCAGCAAACGGCAAGTTCCCTGCCATCGCTGTTTCTGGTCCTTTCGGTGCCATCAAGGAACAGTCCAGCGGTCTTTATGCACAGACTATGGCTGAACGAGGTTTCTTGACTATTGCCTTTGACCCCAGCTTTACAGGCGAAAGTGGCGGCATGCCTCGCCGTACCGCATCTCCAGACATCAATACAGAAGACTTCCTTGCTGCTGTTGATTTCCTGGAAGCTCAGGAAAATGTGGACGCCAACCGCATCGGCATTATCGGTATTTGCGGATGGGGTGGAATCGGCTTGAATGCTGCCGCAGCAGACACCCGTATCAAGGCAACTACAGCAGTTACCATGTACGACATGACTCGTGTGGGCGGAAACGGTTACTTCGATTCCGAAGATAACGAAGAGGCTCGTTACAGGGCTCGCCAGGCTATCGCCGCCCAGCGCGCCAAGGATTATGCTGAAGGCAAGCATCTTCGCGCCGGTGGCGTTGTGGACCCGCTCCCTGCTGATGCACCCCAGTTCGTGAAGGATTATTTTGGCTACTACAAGACTCCTCGCGGATACCACAAACGTTCCGGCAATTCCAATGACGGCTGGAATGCTATTGGCACTCAGGCTTATGCAAACGCACGCTTCCTCCGTTACACCAATGAAATCCGCAGCGCTGTTCTCGTAATGCATGGCGAAAAGGCCCATTCCCTCTATTTCGGCAAGGATGCCTACAAGTACATGGTGGAAGGAAATCCCGCTGCAGGAATCAAGGCTAACCCGGTGCCCTCCAACAAGGAACTGCTTGTCATCAAGGATGCTAACCATACGGACCTTTACGATGGTGGCGAAAACAAGAATTTTATTCCCTGGGATAAGTTGGAAAAGTTCTATACGGAAAACCTGAAGTAA
- a CDS encoding cyclophilin-like fold protein: MKRFIGILALFFLMGCSSASAPTTEKMEMNEIANSNIKVSVGEVSFVAIIENSETGKAFLSKLPLTLDMNELHGNEKYH, from the coding sequence ATGAAAAGGTTCATCGGGATTCTGGCTCTATTTTTTCTAATGGGTTGCAGTTCGGCATCTGCTCCGACAACTGAAAAGATGGAGATGAATGAGATTGCTAACAGCAATATTAAAGTCTCGGTTGGCGAAGTTTCCTTTGTCGCCATAATCGAGAATTCAGAAACGGGTAAGGCGTTCCTTTCGAAATTGCCTCTGACTCTTGACATGAATGAACTTCATGGAAATGAAAAATACCATTAA
- a CDS encoding DapH/DapD/GlmU-related protein, with protein MTVEEFRNYMESGKPVVAGSDVHQTMHLFSQQAMRITAKINGAYNEPEKLHQLLSELWEIDLPKNFGMFPPFNTDCGKNTFIGENVFINSGCKFQDQGGIYIGDGALIGHNVTLCTINHNSDPEHRGDMVFKPIHIEENVWIGAGAIILPGVRIGAGAIVAAGAVVTKNVVPRTVVAGVPARKIKEV; from the coding sequence ATGACCGTAGAAGAGTTCCGAAATTATATGGAGTCTGGCAAGCCTGTGGTTGCTGGCTCCGATGTTCACCAGACAATGCACCTGTTTTCACAGCAGGCCATGCGCATTACTGCGAAAATCAATGGTGCTTACAACGAACCTGAAAAACTCCATCAACTGCTTTCTGAACTTTGGGAAATTGATTTGCCCAAGAATTTCGGCATGTTCCCGCCTTTCAATACGGATTGTGGCAAGAATACCTTTATCGGCGAGAATGTGTTCATTAATTCTGGCTGCAAGTTCCAGGACCAAGGCGGCATCTACATTGGTGACGGAGCCTTGATCGGTCACAATGTTACCCTTTGCACCATAAACCACAATTCCGATCCTGAACATCGTGGGGATATGGTTTTCAAACCGATTCATATTGAAGAAAATGTATGGATTGGTGCCGGTGCCATTATTTTGCCGGGCGTAAGGATTGGCGCTGGAGCCATAGTTGCTGCCGGGGCGGTGGTCACAAAAAATGTGGTCCCAAGAACAGTGGTGGCAGGGGTACCTGCAAGGAAAATCAAGGAAGTTTAA
- a CDS encoding LysR family transcriptional regulator, producing MELRHLRYFLAVAHEQNFTAAANLMCVSQPALSKQIKDLEKEIGKPLFIRGSKIVQLTDAGLFLKQRAEDILELSNRTLTELKADEAEITGEINVVCGEIEGVSFVAQAIKKMNRRYPKVKFNMTTGDEETVRYQLDKGIADFGMFVDLTVLPNYECISVPIASPWGVMTWKGNRLAKKKFATPKDLLNMPLILSRQMRNNNTLATWLGYSTDKLNVVGTNDMLYNASKLTEAEVASVITIDGIINTRGTKLCFVPFKPLFPIKVAVAWKKNRIATKACEKFLEILREMEQKPISRGFFTKSP from the coding sequence ATGGAACTACGTCATCTTCGCTATTTTCTCGCTGTCGCCCATGAACAGAACTTTACAGCGGCAGCAAATCTTATGTGCGTTTCGCAACCTGCACTTTCCAAGCAGATTAAAGATCTTGAGAAAGAAATCGGCAAGCCACTTTTTATCCGCGGTTCAAAAATAGTCCAGCTTACAGATGCGGGGCTGTTCCTGAAACAGCGCGCCGAAGATATTCTGGAATTATCCAACAGAACCCTCACAGAATTGAAAGCGGACGAAGCTGAAATTACCGGAGAAATCAATGTGGTCTGTGGCGAAATAGAAGGCGTATCCTTCGTTGCACAGGCAATCAAGAAAATGAATCGTCGCTACCCGAAGGTAAAATTTAACATGACTACTGGCGACGAAGAAACTGTACGCTACCAGTTGGACAAAGGCATCGCTGATTTCGGCATGTTTGTGGACTTGACAGTTCTTCCGAATTATGAATGTATTTCCGTGCCCATTGCATCTCCTTGGGGTGTTATGACCTGGAAAGGGAATCGCCTTGCAAAAAAGAAGTTCGCCACCCCGAAAGATCTACTGAACATGCCTCTGATTCTTTCGCGACAGATGCGGAACAATAACACACTCGCCACCTGGCTGGGCTACAGCACTGATAAACTGAACGTAGTAGGCACCAACGACATGCTTTACAACGCATCGAAATTGACCGAAGCCGAAGTCGCCAGCGTCATCACTATTGACGGAATCATAAACACAAGAGGCACGAAACTTTGCTTTGTTCCCTTCAAGCCCCTGTTCCCCATCAAGGTCGCCGTCGCCTGGAAAAAGAACCGCATCGCCACCAAGGCCTGCGAAAAGTTCCTGGAAATCCTGCGAGAAATGGAACAGAAACCTATAAGTCGTGGATTTTTCACAAAATCCCCTTGA
- a CDS encoding MerR family transcriptional regulator produces MGYSIGEVTKKTGLSVHTLRYYEKEGLLPFVTKNSSGIRVYSDSDLQWLSMIECLKKSGLQIKEIRQYIEWYRKGDSTLKQRLDLFVKRRIALEAEMERLNTVMNKIRFKEILYTEAVKLGSLDAAEQQKKIQQLKKKLFDSPGDFDKVMQETA; encoded by the coding sequence ATGGGTTATTCTATTGGTGAAGTGACAAAGAAAACAGGGCTTTCGGTCCATACGTTACGTTATTATGAAAAGGAAGGCCTGCTGCCTTTCGTAACGAAAAACAGTTCCGGCATTCGAGTATATTCAGACTCAGATTTGCAATGGCTTTCCATGATTGAATGTCTCAAGAAGTCTGGCCTGCAGATCAAGGAAATCCGCCAGTACATCGAATGGTATCGCAAGGGGGATTCCACCCTCAAGCAGCGCCTGGATCTTTTCGTGAAGCGCCGCATCGCATTGGAAGCGGAGATGGAGCGTTTGAATACGGTCATGAACAAGATCCGTTTTAAGGAAATCCTATACACTGAGGCAGTGAAGTTGGGAAGTCTTGACGCCGCCGAACAGCAAAAGAAAATACAACAACTGAAGAAAAAGCTGTTTGATTCGCCGGGTGATTTCGACAAGGTCATGCAGGAAACGGCATAG
- a CDS encoding flavodoxin, producing MATANAKTAVVYFSATGTTKKVAETTAKAVGGDLFEVVPEQAYTSADLNWNDKKSRSTKESNDPKSRPAIKNKIDLAGYDTVILAYPIWWGLAPKIMYTFVESQSFEKKNVIGICTSGGSGFGQSGKDLSAHAKGAIYKGGKEFNHGSEAEIKKFVEGLLK from the coding sequence ATGGCAACAGCAAATGCAAAGACCGCAGTAGTTTACTTCAGCGCTACCGGCACCACCAAGAAAGTGGCAGAGACAACCGCCAAGGCCGTAGGTGGCGACTTATTCGAAGTGGTACCTGAACAGGCTTACACTTCTGCAGACTTAAATTGGAATGACAAGAAGTCCCGTTCCACAAAGGAAAGCAACGATCCCAAGAGCCGCCCGGCCATCAAGAACAAGATTGACTTGGCTGGTTACGACACCGTTATTTTGGCATACCCCATTTGGTGGGGCCTGGCACCCAAAATCATGTACACGTTCGTTGAAAGCCAGAGCTTCGAAAAGAAGAATGTCATTGGCATTTGCACCAGTGGCGGCAGCGGTTTCGGCCAGAGTGGCAAGGACTTGAGTGCTCACGCGAAGGGCGCCATTTACAAAGGCGGCAAGGAATTCAACCACGGCTCCGAAGCAGAAATCAAGAAGTTCGTGGAAGGACTGCTGAAGTAA
- a CDS encoding DUF4405 domain-containing protein, whose product MRAVKILIDVVMYGSFLYLMSYGAVHDLPQHGRVGISLFVLFVIHHVLNRWFYKTILKGQWNARRIFLNVTDWILFALMITMAISSIFMSGLAFEWSSIKTTQTSRQLHLASCSWGFMVMLVHLGIHLEGVLKKLENRCNTWQRVLFFVAYIAAIAAGIYCFKEAQLYVYMFVTGGWKLAASSTTAAVLQLLGISAGVCALMRVVKSTFVKSP is encoded by the coding sequence ATGCGCGCAGTAAAAATTCTCATAGACGTTGTGATGTACGGCAGTTTCCTGTACCTTATGAGTTACGGGGCTGTCCATGATTTGCCGCAACACGGCCGAGTGGGAATTTCCCTATTCGTCTTATTTGTGATCCATCATGTTCTGAACCGCTGGTTTTATAAGACTATTTTGAAAGGCCAATGGAACGCACGCCGCATTTTTCTGAACGTCACCGACTGGATTTTATTCGCCTTGATGATCACCATGGCCATCAGCTCCATTTTTATGAGCGGCCTAGCATTTGAATGGTCATCCATCAAAACTACGCAAACCTCGCGACAACTTCATTTGGCAAGTTGCAGCTGGGGCTTTATGGTGATGCTCGTTCACCTGGGAATTCATTTAGAAGGCGTTCTGAAAAAGTTGGAGAACCGTTGCAACACATGGCAACGAGTTTTATTTTTTGTCGCCTACATCGCAGCCATTGCAGCAGGTATTTACTGCTTTAAAGAAGCCCAACTTTACGTTTATATGTTCGTTACCGGCGGCTGGAAACTTGCAGCTAGCAGCACAACGGCCGCCGTACTTCAACTACTCGGAATCTCCGCTGGTGTATGCGCGCTGATGCGTGTAGTGAAAAGTACTTTTGT